A region of Plantactinospora sp. BC1 DNA encodes the following proteins:
- a CDS encoding Xaa-Pro peptidase family protein produces the protein MCDADLYPPHRLAAAQKATADAGLDALLIPPGSDLRYLTGYHAHALERLTCLVLPATGEPTLVVPTLERPAAEASPAPRTGVRIVDHPDGTDPYPLVVRALGGPVAAVGLGDRMWAEQVLALRAVLPGTTQRLAGEVLRALRLRKSAAEVAALREAGAAIDAVHARMAEWLRPGRTEAEVAADISVGIREAGHATADFAIVAAGPNGASPHHGTSDRVIGVGEPVVVDIGGTMPSGYCSDSTRCYVVGDPPADFTDYYQVLHAAQQAAVGAVRPGVSAAAVDSVAREVIADAGYGAAFLHRTGHGIGLDGHEDPYLVAGNELPLEPGMAFSIEPGIYLAGRHGARIEDIVVCTPDGVERLNTLSRDLVRL, from the coding sequence GTGTGTGACGCAGACCTCTATCCGCCGCACCGGCTGGCCGCGGCCCAGAAGGCCACCGCCGACGCCGGGCTGGACGCCCTGCTCATCCCGCCGGGCTCCGACCTGCGCTACCTGACCGGCTACCACGCGCACGCCCTGGAACGGCTCACCTGCCTGGTGTTGCCGGCCACCGGCGAACCCACCCTCGTCGTACCGACGCTGGAACGGCCGGCCGCCGAGGCGTCTCCGGCGCCACGCACCGGGGTACGCATCGTGGACCACCCGGACGGCACCGACCCGTACCCGCTGGTGGTGCGCGCCCTCGGCGGGCCCGTCGCCGCGGTCGGGCTCGGTGACCGGATGTGGGCCGAGCAGGTGCTCGCGCTGCGCGCCGTGCTCCCCGGCACCACCCAGCGGCTCGCCGGCGAGGTGTTGCGGGCGCTGCGGCTGCGCAAGTCGGCGGCCGAGGTGGCGGCGCTGCGCGAGGCCGGTGCCGCGATCGACGCGGTACACGCCCGGATGGCCGAGTGGCTGCGTCCCGGTCGGACCGAGGCAGAGGTCGCCGCCGACATCTCGGTCGGCATCCGGGAGGCCGGACACGCCACCGCCGACTTCGCGATCGTCGCCGCCGGCCCGAACGGCGCCAGCCCGCACCACGGCACCTCCGACCGGGTGATCGGGGTCGGTGAACCGGTCGTCGTCGACATCGGCGGGACCATGCCGTCCGGCTACTGCTCGGACTCGACCCGCTGCTACGTCGTCGGCGACCCGCCGGCCGACTTCACCGACTACTACCAGGTGCTGCACGCGGCCCAGCAGGCAGCCGTCGGGGCGGTACGGCCGGGGGTGAGCGCGGCGGCCGTCGACTCGGTGGCCCGCGAGGTCATCGCCGACGCCGGCTACGGCGCGGCCTTCCTGCACCGTACCGGGCACGGGATCGGGCTGGACGGACACGAGGACCCGTACCTGGTCGCCGGCAACGAGCTGCCGCTGGAACCCGGGATGGCGTTCTCCATCGAGCCGGGCATCTATCTGGCCGGCCGGCACGGCGCCCGGATCGAGGACATCGTGGTCTGCACCCCGGACGGGGTGGAGCGGCTCAACACCCTCTCCCGGGACCTGGTGCGGCTGTGA
- a CDS encoding acyl-CoA dehydrogenase family protein, with protein sequence MTVDRILPTDEAYELLELVTELADRELAPRVADFEQRGVFPRELLRTLGRAGLLGLPYPEEHGGAAQPYEVYLQVLEILASRWLAVAEAVSVHTLSCYPVATYGGEQVRKLLPDMIGGELLGAYCLSEPQGGSDAAALTTRATRDGDDYLVSGTKAWITHAGSADFYNIFCRTGGPGARGISCLLADAGTAGIVPQSPERTMGLRSSPVAQIAFDDARVPADRLVGAEGEGFRIALSALDSGRLGIAACAVGLAQAALDYAVDYARQREQFGQPIIDFQGLGFMLADLATQVSAARALTLAAARLRDAGRSYSIEAAKAKLFATDTAMRVTTDAVQVLGGAGYVADHPVERYMREAKVLQIVEGTNQIQRLVIARSLAR encoded by the coding sequence ATGACCGTCGACCGGATCCTGCCCACCGACGAGGCGTACGAGCTGCTCGAACTCGTCACCGAACTCGCCGACCGGGAACTCGCGCCCCGGGTGGCCGACTTCGAGCAGCGTGGCGTCTTCCCCCGCGAGTTGCTGCGTACCCTCGGCCGGGCCGGACTGCTCGGCCTGCCGTACCCGGAGGAGCACGGCGGCGCGGCGCAGCCGTACGAGGTCTACCTCCAGGTGCTGGAGATCCTGGCCAGCCGCTGGTTGGCGGTGGCCGAGGCGGTCAGCGTGCACACCCTGTCCTGCTACCCGGTGGCGACCTACGGCGGCGAACAGGTACGCAAGCTGCTGCCGGACATGATCGGTGGCGAGCTGCTGGGGGCGTACTGCCTCTCCGAGCCGCAGGGTGGTTCGGACGCGGCGGCGCTGACCACCCGGGCGACCCGGGACGGCGACGACTACCTCGTCTCGGGCACCAAGGCCTGGATCACGCACGCCGGCAGCGCCGACTTCTACAACATCTTCTGCCGCACCGGCGGGCCCGGCGCCCGGGGGATCTCCTGCCTGCTCGCCGACGCCGGCACCGCCGGGATCGTCCCGCAGAGCCCGGAACGCACCATGGGGCTGCGCTCGTCGCCGGTCGCGCAGATCGCCTTCGACGACGCCCGGGTGCCGGCCGACCGGCTGGTCGGTGCCGAGGGGGAGGGGTTCCGGATCGCGCTGTCGGCGCTGGACAGTGGCCGGCTCGGCATCGCCGCCTGCGCCGTCGGGCTGGCCCAGGCGGCGCTGGACTACGCGGTCGACTACGCCCGGCAGCGGGAACAGTTCGGCCAGCCGATCATCGACTTCCAGGGGCTCGGCTTCATGCTGGCCGACCTGGCGACCCAGGTGTCGGCGGCCCGGGCGTTGACCCTGGCCGCGGCCCGGCTGCGGGACGCGGGACGGTCGTACTCGATCGAGGCGGCCAAGGCGAAGCTCTTCGCCACCGACACCGCGATGCGGGTCACCACCGACGCGGTGCAGGTGCTCGGCGGTGCCGGTTACGTGGCGGACCATCCGGTCGAGCGGTACATGCGGGAGGCGAAGGTGTTGCAGATCGTCGAGGGGACCAACCAGATCCAACGCCTGGTGATCGCCCGCTCGCTGGCTCGCTGA
- a CDS encoding Lrp/AsnC family transcriptional regulator — MEETDRAIVAALAADGRLSYTDLAERVGLSVSAVHQRVRRLEQRGVIKGYAARIAFEAIDLPLSAFVAIRPLDPSQPDDAPDRLAHLPEIDSCYSVAGEDFYLLLVRVASPVDLERVLQEIRTAANVTTRTTVVLSVPYESRPPKLPVASKLSSEPGTARLRALPPDPTSSSAG; from the coding sequence GTGGAGGAGACCGATCGGGCCATCGTGGCGGCTCTGGCCGCCGACGGCCGGCTGTCGTACACGGACCTGGCCGAGCGGGTGGGGCTGTCGGTGTCCGCGGTGCACCAGCGGGTCCGCCGGCTGGAGCAGCGCGGTGTGATCAAGGGGTACGCCGCCCGCATCGCGTTCGAGGCTATCGACCTGCCGTTGAGCGCGTTCGTGGCGATCCGGCCGCTGGACCCGTCGCAGCCGGACGACGCACCGGACCGGCTGGCCCACCTGCCGGAGATCGACTCGTGCTACTCGGTGGCGGGGGAGGACTTCTACCTGCTGCTGGTCCGGGTGGCCAGCCCGGTGGACCTGGAGCGGGTACTCCAGGAGATCCGTACCGCCGCGAACGTCACCACCCGGACCACCGTGGTGCTCTCCGTCCCGTACGAGAGCCGCCCGCCGAAGCTGCCGGTGGCGTCGAAGCTCAGTTCGGAGCCGGGGACGGCGCGGCTGCGGGCGCTGCCGCCCGACCCGACGAGTTCCAGCGCAGGATGA